The Elusimicrobiota bacterium sequence AGGGACCGACACGCTGGAAGCCGTGGTAGGGGCCGGGCTTCGAGCCCGGAATCGAACGTTGGCCACCGCGGAGTCCTGCACGGGCGGGTTGTTGGCCGAACGGTTAACCTCGGTTTCGGGCAGTTCGGATTATTTTTGGGGAGGGTTTGTCGGTTACGCGAACGAGGCCAAGGTGCGGGGGCTGGGCGTGAAAAAGGAAACGCTCCGGCGTTTCGGCGCGGTCTCGGAAAAGACCGCCCAAGAAATGGCGGCCGGCCTCCGACGTCGGGCCAAAACCGACTATGCCCTTTCGGTGACGGGGATTGCCGGCCCGGGCGGAGGATCAGCGGAGAAGCCCGTCGGTTTGGTTTTTATCGGAATGGCGGGGCCGGAAGGAATTTTCGTGGCGAAGAAAACCTTTATTGGAGACCGGGCCTTCGTTCGGCAACAATCCGTTCTTTGGGCGCTGGAATACTTGCGCCGCGCCCTAATAACAAAGGGCCTTGATTGACGAAGCGAAGGTTAGTCTTTTCGGCTCGTGTAACGGTCGCGCCAACGGACCACTTCTCTCACGACCTTGGTGGCCAGGTCCATGCTGTCGGGACCTTTCTTTCGGAGCAAACGGAGCAGGCGGGCTTCCTTGGATTCTTCGGCATCTTCCGGGCGGGGGAACCCGCGCGGGGTGATCATCTGGTTCAGTCCGACTCCCAGTCCGCCGGCCACTCGGTGCATGGTGGTGAGCGTGGGGTTCCGTTCCCCGCGTTCCAGCCCGCCGATGTAGGTCCAATGCAGGTCGCACTTTTC is a genomic window containing:
- a CDS encoding helix-turn-helix transcriptional regulator, which produces MKKQLGARIRELRKRQGLTQEEMAEKCDLHWTYIGGLERGERNPTLTTMHRVAGGLGVGLNQMITPRGFPRPEDAEESKEARLLRLLRKKGPDSMDLATKVVREVVRWRDRYTSRKD